From Bacteroidales bacterium:
TTATTTATGAAAGATAGCCGAAAAGAAAGTTGCGAAAGATTGAGCCATATACAAAAAGCGATTAATGAAATTGAAACATTCACTCGTAATTTTAGCAAGGAAGCTTTTATAAATAATCATCTTCTATCAAGTGCTGTTTTGTTTCAGTTTAGCGTAATTGGAGAAGCAATAATTCATGTTGAAACATCTTTATTAGATATATATGAATATCCATGGTATAAAGTCAGGGCATTTAGAAATTTAATATCACATGAGTATTTTCACATTAAAATGGATGCTGTATGGGATATTATAGTAAACGATTTACCCGGATTGAAACAAATTATAGAAACAATTTTGAATAATGAATTTTAACCCTATTAATTCATAAACTTAAAAAATTGAATACTTGCTGACACTAATAATAATATAAATAATTTCGTATATGTATAAAAAAACATTAATTTTGTATATATAAATAATATTAAACCTTAATCGTTATGAAAAAGATAATAATTTTAACAATTGGTATGTTCCTGTTTTGCGGTATGATTGAAACTCAAGGGCAAATAGAACAGCTTCTGAAAAATAAAGCTAAAGAATTAGGTAAAAAATCCCAAAAAAAGGTAGAAAAAAAAATAGATAAAGCAGTAGATAAAAAAATGGATGAAGAGTTAGACAAAGCAGAAGACAAAATAAAAAACAGGAAAAAAAAATCTAAAGATAAGGAAGAAAATGTTTCGGAAGAAGAATCAATAAATAATGAAGATACCTATTCACAAGAGAATGATAACGAGCCTGTACAACAATCTTATGGAACAGGAGATGCTATACCAACAGAATCGAGCTATTCGTTTGATGGAAATATTATTATGGAAATATCA
This genomic window contains:
- a CDS encoding DUF86 domain-containing protein translates to MKDSRKESCERLSHIQKAINEIETFTRNFSKEAFINNHLLSSAVLFQFSVIGEAIIHVETSLLDIYEYPWYKVRAFRNLISHEYFHIKMDAVWDIIVNDLPGLKQIIETILNNEF